In a single window of the Methanolobus psychrophilus R15 genome:
- a CDS encoding 3-isopropylmalate dehydratase, small subunit encodes MDSIIKGRVWIFGNDIDTDVIIPGKYLRTTDMQVFADHAMEGIDPEFPRKVSKGDIIVAGDNFGCGSSREQAPLALKHAGVSCVVARYFARIFFRNAINVGLPLIEVDVECNEGDEMEINLLEGTVRVNGRTCHGNKLPAFLLEILTDGGLVAHRKAAAKE; translated from the coding sequence TTGGACAGCATAATCAAAGGAAGAGTATGGATTTTCGGGAACGATATCGATACGGATGTCATCATACCCGGGAAATACCTTCGTACAACGGACATGCAGGTGTTTGCTGACCATGCGATGGAAGGCATTGACCCCGAGTTCCCCCGCAAGGTCAGCAAAGGTGACATAATAGTTGCAGGAGATAACTTCGGCTGCGGTTCTTCCAGGGAGCAGGCGCCCCTTGCACTTAAACATGCAGGCGTTTCCTGCGTTGTTGCCAGGTATTTTGCCAGGATCTTCTTCAGGAACGCTATAAATGTGGGGCTTCCTTTGATAGAGGTGGATGTTGAGTGCAATGAAGGGGACGAGATGGAGATAAACCTCCTTGAAGGCACTGTCAGGGTCAACGGAAGGACCTGTCATGGAAACAAACTACCGGCCTTCCTGCTGGAAATACTGACCGATGGCGGACTTGTGGCGCACAGGAAAGCTGCGGCAAAAGAATGA
- a CDS encoding transmembrane oligosaccharyl transferase codes for MVFDKITGSIKDKTCWPCLLAVIVSAIIAFIIRIRPADSVFLPNGFVRFSNDPLYHMRMVEVLLHNYPHGVLYNPLTNFPNGSYIHFGPLFDHMIALTALFIGFGNPDTGLVNTIGAYFPAVLGSLTVIPVYYIGKHLKDRKTGALAAFLLAIAPGQFLNRSTIIFTDHHVGEILFSTLLMLFFMLALIEAKKRNLSLKMLQDRNKESTRPVIYAILAGFMYAAYQLTWPGAPMFGMIIVVFAAVQYSVDYFNKKPTEYLEIVGIITFVVGLLPVLPFVNWEIGFNALHYSWFHVATAFAAIFAFVYMSIVYKVLIDKGMKPFYYPLALIATIVVGLLAIRIASPSIFNSIAGIGDFIFSVKTGGHSTIGEVSSIFYRGGAFTLSSVWYNFAMGFFISIIAVFMLAYSVRKEKRPEELLVLVWTFILLLAIYGQNRFAYYYAINVALLSGYFAAKVLDLVGWKKIEAAYHDKVKSMGEIPGFLSKNIKVAHLITIFMLLLLVAYPSYSLAMEQSKYASGMNGYWLDSLFWMEANTPDPGMDFLKIYEAPESGERFDYPDTAYGVMSWWDYGHEIETIARRLPNANPFQAGIGGRSVSIDEENRPGAAPFFTAPSEEEATAVLNAIHPDPDKVASRYIISDVEMATGKFYAMTAWTLDTEGYYVSVQTDSGSQYVPGQRYYDSMEARLHIFDGSGLQQYRLVHESPAAPAGYTSETGYKNVYNVLFGGNLPLTDSGYVKTFEYVEGATITGTAPAGETVTISNTIQTNQGRSFTYSQSATSDGTYSFTVPYSTEGPIPGETQFAVRPTGAYTISHGNVTQQVSVSERAVLDGNVIEV; via the coding sequence ATGGTATTTGATAAAATAACAGGCTCCATAAAAGACAAAACTTGCTGGCCATGCTTATTGGCAGTCATAGTTTCAGCAATAATTGCATTCATCATTCGCATACGTCCTGCAGATAGTGTATTCCTGCCAAACGGTTTTGTAAGATTCAGCAATGATCCCCTATACCACATGCGCATGGTTGAAGTGCTCTTACATAACTATCCTCACGGAGTGTTATACAACCCTTTAACAAATTTCCCTAATGGTTCTTACATCCACTTCGGCCCCCTTTTCGATCACATGATCGCATTGACAGCGCTGTTTATAGGGTTTGGGAATCCAGATACAGGTCTTGTAAATACAATTGGAGCTTATTTCCCTGCCGTTCTGGGTTCTCTTACAGTGATTCCTGTGTACTATATAGGCAAACATTTGAAGGATAGGAAAACAGGTGCTTTGGCAGCCTTTCTTCTAGCCATAGCTCCCGGACAATTCCTTAACCGTTCAACAATCATCTTCACTGACCATCATGTGGGAGAAATCCTGTTCAGTACATTATTGATGCTGTTCTTCATGCTTGCACTCATCGAGGCAAAAAAGAGGAACCTTTCCTTAAAGATGTTGCAGGACAGGAACAAAGAATCCACCAGACCAGTAATATATGCAATTCTGGCAGGATTTATGTATGCAGCCTACCAGCTTACATGGCCGGGCGCTCCCATGTTCGGCATGATCATTGTCGTGTTTGCAGCAGTGCAGTATAGTGTAGATTACTTTAACAAAAAACCGACTGAATATCTAGAAATTGTAGGAATTATTACGTTTGTAGTAGGACTATTGCCTGTCCTTCCTTTTGTGAACTGGGAAATAGGCTTCAATGCACTGCATTATTCATGGTTCCATGTCGCAACAGCATTTGCCGCGATTTTTGCTTTCGTGTATATGAGTATTGTTTATAAAGTACTCATCGATAAGGGAATGAAGCCTTTTTACTACCCCTTGGCACTTATCGCAACAATAGTGGTGGGGCTTCTGGCAATAAGAATAGCCTCTCCGTCAATATTTAATTCGATAGCAGGCATCGGAGATTTTATATTTTCAGTGAAGACTGGCGGCCATTCCACCATCGGTGAGGTCTCCTCCATCTTCTACCGCGGAGGTGCGTTCACCCTCAGCTCTGTCTGGTACAACTTCGCCATGGGCTTCTTCATTTCAATAATCGCTGTGTTCATGCTGGCCTACAGTGTCAGGAAGGAAAAAAGACCTGAAGAGCTGCTCGTCCTTGTCTGGACCTTCATACTGCTCCTTGCCATATATGGGCAGAACCGTTTTGCATACTATTATGCAATCAACGTCGCATTACTCTCAGGATACTTCGCAGCAAAGGTCCTTGACCTTGTCGGATGGAAAAAGATTGAAGCTGCCTACCATGACAAAGTAAAATCCATGGGTGAGATTCCCGGCTTCTTGAGCAAGAACATAAAGGTAGCCCATTTAATTACCATATTCATGCTGTTGTTGCTCGTAGCCTATCCCAGTTACAGCCTTGCCATGGAGCAGTCAAAGTATGCCAGCGGAATGAATGGCTACTGGCTTGACTCGCTCTTCTGGATGGAAGCCAACACACCAGACCCGGGCATGGATTTCCTTAAGATATACGAAGCACCTGAAAGTGGAGAACGCTTTGATTATCCTGACACGGCATATGGAGTGATGTCTTGGTGGGATTATGGGCATGAGATAGAGACCATTGCGCGGCGGCTGCCAAATGCCAATCCCTTCCAGGCAGGTATTGGAGGGCGCTCTGTAAGTATCGATGAAGAGAACAGGCCGGGAGCTGCGCCATTCTTCACAGCACCTTCTGAAGAGGAAGCAACGGCGGTCCTTAATGCGATCCATCCGGACCCGGACAAAGTTGCATCACGCTACATCATCTCCGATGTGGAGATGGCAACAGGTAAGTTCTATGCAATGACGGCCTGGACACTGGACACGGAGGGTTACTATGTCTCAGTTCAGACTGACAGCGGTTCCCAGTATGTGCCCGGACAGAGGTACTACGACTCAATGGAAGCGAGGCTGCATATCTTTGATGGCAGCGGCCTGCAACAATATCGCCTTGTGCATGAGTCTCCTGCAGCACCAGCAGGATACACCAGCGAGACGGGATACAAGAACGTGTATAACGTGCTCTTTGGAGGCAACCTGCCCCTGACAGATTCAGGTTACGTCAAGACATTCGAGTATGTCGAAGGCGCAACCATTACAGGTACGGCACCAGCAGGTGAGACCGTGACCATCAGCAACACCATTCAGACAAACCAGGGTAGGTCATTCACCTACTCCCAGTCTGCCACATCTGATGGCACGTACTCCTTCACGGTGCCCTATTCAACAGAGGGACCAATCCCGGGAGAGACCCAGTTCGCCGTAAGGCCCACAGGTGCTTACACGATAAGTCACGGGAACGTTACCCAGCAGGTAAGTGTCAGTGAGCGCGCAGTACTGGATGGAAATGTGATAGAGGTCTGA
- a CDS encoding methyltransferase type 12, with product MHKGKVVATNGEVEIIECDFCGFKHLYPIPSKEEIKKYYEKQYYQEKKPKLLDYEKEVKEIKWSNLWYQDKFDILNNYINDIGGNKRLLDVGCGNGLFLKFMEENGWETFGIEPSCTASEMANFLNTNVFNTTLEDFIEKKWYGYFDFINLKCVLEHIPNPLEIITICKDLLNESGMICVEVPNDFNVLQLQTHKNKICKSHYWLAIPDHINYFNFSSLTQLLDKCGFEIYLQTADFPMELFLLMEDNYIDNNEIGSKCHERRMKLEGNIDDRLRRNIYTSLAKLGIGRTCIIYAKLKNKGNEK from the coding sequence ATGCACAAAGGGAAAGTAGTGGCAACAAATGGGGAAGTGGAAATAATTGAATGTGACTTTTGCGGATTCAAACACCTATATCCAATTCCATCAAAAGAAGAGATTAAAAAATACTATGAAAAGCAATATTATCAAGAAAAAAAACCAAAACTCTTAGACTATGAAAAAGAGGTTAAAGAGATAAAATGGTCAAATTTATGGTATCAGGATAAATTTGACATATTAAATAATTACATAAATGATATTGGTGGTAACAAACGGTTACTAGATGTTGGTTGTGGAAATGGACTTTTCCTTAAATTCATGGAGGAAAATGGCTGGGAAACATTTGGAATAGAACCTTCATGCACAGCAAGTGAAATGGCTAATTTTTTAAACACTAATGTATTTAATACTACACTTGAGGATTTTATAGAAAAAAAATGGTATGGATACTTTGATTTTATCAATTTGAAATGTGTACTTGAACATATACCAAATCCCCTTGAAATAATAACTATTTGTAAAGATTTACTAAATGAATCAGGAATGATTTGTGTAGAAGTTCCAAATGATTTCAACGTTCTCCAGTTACAAACACATAAAAATAAAATATGCAAATCCCACTACTGGCTGGCAATACCTGACCACATCAACTATTTTAATTTCTCCAGTTTAACCCAGTTACTGGACAAGTGTGGATTCGAAATTTATTTGCAAACCGCAGATTTCCCTATGGAATTGTTTTTACTAATGGAGGATAACTACATTGATAACAATGAAATTGGTAGTAAATGTCATGAAAGAAGGATGAAACTCGAAGGGAATATTGACGACAGGCTTCGAAGAAACATATATACATCACTAGCGAAATTAGGAATTGGAAGAACTTGCATAATTTATGCAAAACTGAAAAATAAAGGAAATGAAAAATGA
- a CDS encoding pseudaminic acid synthase, protein MEIRIADRCIGERHPVFIIAEVSANHLQNFDLAVDTIRAIKESGADAVKLQTYTPDTITIDCDNEFFQIEHGTLWDGKTLYNLYKEAYTPWEWQPELKRIAEELGLICFSSPFDTTAVDLLEKMEVPAYKIASFEITDIPLIEYVASKGKPVIISTGIATLSDIEEAIASCKRMGNQQIALLKCTSAYPAPLEELNLKTIPNIIDTFRTVVGLSDHTLGIAVPIASVALGAKIIEKHFILDRNMGGPDAAFSLDFHEFESMVKAVRDTEKALGEVTYELTEKAKKSRDFSRSLFVVEDINTGEKFTEKNIKSIRPGFGLHTRFLTEILQKKARKDIKKGTPLRWDCIE, encoded by the coding sequence ATGGAAATCAGAATTGCTGACAGATGCATTGGTGAAAGACATCCGGTATTCATAATAGCGGAAGTTTCAGCGAACCACCTCCAGAATTTCGACCTTGCAGTCGATACAATAAGAGCCATTAAAGAATCGGGCGCTGATGCTGTAAAGCTTCAGACATATACACCTGATACAATTACGATCGACTGTGACAATGAGTTCTTTCAGATAGAACATGGAACCCTGTGGGATGGGAAGACACTTTATAATCTCTATAAGGAAGCATATACCCCCTGGGAATGGCAACCGGAGCTTAAAAGGATAGCTGAAGAGCTTGGACTTATCTGTTTCTCCTCTCCTTTTGACACAACTGCAGTTGACCTTCTTGAAAAGATGGAAGTCCCTGCCTACAAAATCGCATCCTTTGAAATAACAGACATCCCACTCATAGAATATGTCGCATCAAAAGGAAAACCGGTTATCATATCCACAGGTATCGCAACACTCTCGGACATAGAGGAAGCCATTGCTTCCTGTAAAAGGATGGGGAATCAGCAGATAGCACTATTGAAATGCACATCTGCATATCCTGCGCCACTCGAAGAACTCAATCTGAAAACAATACCGAACATAATCGACACTTTCAGAACAGTCGTCGGGCTTTCTGATCACACCCTTGGGATAGCCGTACCTATCGCATCTGTTGCGCTTGGTGCAAAAATAATTGAGAAGCATTTCATCCTTGACAGGAATATGGGAGGGCCCGATGCTGCATTCTCACTTGATTTCCATGAATTCGAATCAATGGTGAAGGCTGTCAGAGATACAGAAAAAGCACTCGGTGAAGTGACTTATGAGCTAACAGAAAAAGCCAAGAAAAGCAGGGATTTTTCAAGATCCTTATTTGTTGTGGAAGATATTAACACTGGAGAAAAATTCACTGAAAAAAATATTAAATCTATAAGACCTGGTTTCGGGTTACATACTAGATTTTTAACTGAAATACTACAGAAAAAAGCAAGGAAAGATATTAAGAAAGGTACTCCTTTAAGATGGGATTGTATAGAATAA
- a CDS encoding HAD-superfamily hydrolase, subfamily IA, variant 1 yields the protein MDVYREHCPEISLREDIEVFLWKLSKEYKLCLLTNGWLMPQKMKVEALRLERYFDTIFYSQQDGLDFAKPHPKYFTQVLQFYDIEASEALMIGDDPIADIQGAKNLGMPHFQVRNELNDHEKQQIARILHDNMQ from the coding sequence GTGGATGTCTATCGAGAGCACTGCCCGGAAATATCCCTGAGGGAAGACATAGAAGTCTTCCTTTGGAAACTATCAAAGGAATACAAGCTTTGTCTGCTTACCAACGGATGGTTGATGCCTCAGAAAATGAAAGTTGAGGCGTTAAGGCTTGAAAGATATTTTGATACTATATTTTATTCACAACAGGATGGATTGGACTTTGCAAAACCCCACCCTAAATACTTCACGCAGGTCCTGCAATTTTACGACATAGAGGCCTCTGAAGCCTTGATGATAGGAGATGACCCCATTGCAGATATACAGGGAGCGAAGAATCTGGGCATGCCTCATTTCCAGGTCAGGAATGAGCTGAACGACCATGAAAAGCAGCAGATAGCACGAATCCTGCACGACAACATGCAATGA
- a CDS encoding CarB protein → MKRKKIIEMTETTILITSVSTKVLLVKEFKKALAEEKNEGKVIGIDIDSLSAALYFCDEYTICPRLNSPNYLDFIEKLCTENKVRLIVPTRDEDVLYLSKHKKHIEDRTMAKVMVPDPMVANMCSDKFEFFRFLQENDLPAITSWTQISDDITYPCVLKSKTGAGARKFYIVKDKGELHELIGNIDDPIIQEYIEGTEYSIDYFSDLDGNFISLVPRVRIKVVSGESKVGITVNDQEITDLCILLATKMKLIGHNVIQCFKTGLGEVKFIEVNPRFGGASNLSFAAGRNTPLYLIKLLNKGKIDVEPFKEGLMMLRYSEDIFIDAHDKNNYL, encoded by the coding sequence ATGAAAAGAAAAAAAATCATTGAGATGACTGAAACCACAATCCTTATCACCAGTGTTTCTACGAAAGTGCTGCTTGTAAAAGAATTCAAAAAAGCGCTGGCAGAAGAAAAGAATGAAGGGAAAGTAATAGGGATAGATATTGACTCCCTTTCTGCAGCACTTTACTTCTGCGATGAGTATACGATATGCCCAAGACTGAATAGTCCTAACTATCTGGATTTCATAGAGAAACTGTGTACTGAGAACAAAGTGCGCCTTATTGTTCCAACAAGGGATGAGGATGTACTTTACCTGTCAAAACACAAAAAACATATTGAAGACAGAACTATGGCAAAGGTCATGGTTCCTGATCCCATGGTCGCAAATATGTGCTCAGATAAGTTTGAATTCTTCAGATTCTTACAGGAAAATGATTTACCAGCAATAACGTCATGGACACAGATCTCTGATGACATTACTTATCCTTGTGTACTCAAATCAAAGACAGGTGCCGGTGCCAGAAAATTCTATATTGTTAAAGACAAGGGAGAATTGCACGAACTCATTGGAAATATTGATGACCCCATAATACAGGAATATATAGAAGGGACCGAGTACAGTATAGATTATTTTTCAGATCTTGATGGGAATTTTATCAGCCTGGTCCCTAGGGTTAGAATAAAGGTCGTCTCAGGAGAATCGAAGGTCGGAATCACAGTGAATGATCAGGAAATAACAGACCTGTGCATTTTACTTGCTACAAAAATGAAATTAATAGGCCATAATGTCATCCAATGCTTTAAAACTGGATTAGGGGAGGTAAAATTCATCGAAGTGAATCCCCGTTTCGGAGGAGCATCTAATTTAAGTTTTGCAGCTGGCAGAAACACTCCTCTTTATCTGATCAAACTACTGAATAAGGGCAAGATTGACGTGGAGCCCTTCAAAGAAGGTCTCATGATGCTACGGTATAGTGAGGACATATTTATTGATGCACATGACAAAAATAATTATCTTTGA
- a CDS encoding NAD-dependent epimerase/dehydratase → MFFNNKKVLVTGGAGVIGKELIDMLRKQGAIIRCVDFQEKPSELSNIEYFQMDLSRPDNQFLFRFEPEYVFHLAADFERTEERKDFWESNFKNNILASHYLIDQIIKYPSLKKVIFASSYLIYDKEQYNNIEEQNHLTESSTISPRNTVGVAKLQTEADLEFLSRNNEYPFDTVSARIFRVYGKGSRDIISRWIRDILQEKDIILFNEDNRFDYIFARDVAAGLLKLGESNNATGIYNLGTGVSSKVKDVITILKKNLGDFNVNAIESRKELYESSCADISKMQKELSWSPQYDLESGIREIISYEKKKNH, encoded by the coding sequence ATGTTTTTCAACAACAAGAAAGTACTAGTAACCGGCGGAGCAGGAGTAATTGGAAAAGAGCTCATTGATATGCTCAGGAAGCAGGGAGCCATAATAAGATGTGTGGATTTTCAGGAAAAGCCTTCAGAACTGAGTAATATAGAATACTTCCAGATGGATCTTTCAAGACCTGATAACCAGTTCCTTTTCCGCTTTGAACCTGAATACGTTTTTCATTTAGCCGCCGATTTTGAAAGAACCGAAGAAAGAAAGGACTTCTGGGAATCCAATTTCAAGAATAATATCCTTGCATCTCATTATCTGATCGATCAGATTATCAAATACCCTTCTTTGAAAAAGGTTATCTTTGCATCCAGTTATCTGATATACGACAAAGAACAGTATAACAACATTGAAGAACAAAACCATTTGACTGAAAGTTCTACCATCAGTCCCAGGAACACGGTTGGTGTTGCAAAGCTCCAGACAGAAGCTGATCTGGAATTCCTTAGCCGGAATAATGAATATCCTTTTGATACTGTGTCTGCAAGAATATTCAGAGTATATGGAAAAGGATCACGTGACATAATTTCCCGGTGGATAAGAGATATCCTTCAAGAAAAGGATATTATTTTGTTCAACGAAGATAATCGATTTGACTATATATTTGCAAGGGATGTAGCTGCAGGACTATTAAAACTAGGTGAGAGCAATAATGCTACAGGCATCTACAATTTAGGAACCGGTGTATCTTCTAAAGTCAAAGATGTTATTACAATCTTAAAAAAGAACCTAGGGGATTTCAATGTCAATGCAATCGAATCCAGAAAAGAGCTATATGAATCAAGTTGTGCAGATATAAGTAAAATGCAAAAAGAATTGTCTTGGTCTCCTCAATACGATCTCGAATCAGGAATCAGAGAGATAATCAGTTATGAAAAGAAAAAAAATCATTGA
- a CDS encoding putative ribosomal-protein-serine acetyltransferase produces MEADGLYLSNIEFGDLENIKKWRNEQMSILRQWKPLTDRNQEKYWDIIANSNDSVLFSIIDENDRFVGYCGLTNIDYISSRGELSFLLDTDLECDNTVHDKTLLAVLKMLSQYGFGQLNLNKIYTETYVYRESHIKTLESFGLKRDGILRKHVFKNGEYHDSVMHSMLRSEYL; encoded by the coding sequence TTGGAAGCAGATGGTCTATACTTATCGAACATAGAGTTTGGTGATCTGGAAAATATAAAAAAATGGCGCAATGAGCAAATGTCCATACTTCGTCAATGGAAACCCCTTACTGACAGAAACCAGGAGAAATACTGGGATATCATTGCCAATAGTAATGATTCAGTCCTTTTTTCAATAATCGATGAGAATGACAGGTTCGTTGGTTATTGTGGTCTTACCAATATTGATTACATATCATCAAGAGGAGAATTATCTTTTTTACTGGACACTGATCTTGAATGCGACAATACCGTACATGATAAAACGCTGCTTGCAGTCCTCAAAATGCTCTCACAATATGGATTCGGGCAGCTCAATTTGAATAAGATATATACAGAGACCTATGTTTACAGGGAAAGTCACATCAAAACACTGGAAAGCTTCGGACTGAAAAGAGATGGTATCCTCAGAAAACACGTTTTCAAAAATGGCGAATACCATGACAGTGTGATGCATTCGATGTTAAGGTCGGAATATTTATAA
- a CDS encoding acylneuraminate cytidylyltransferase produces the protein MKIVAIVQARMGSTRLPGKVMRTILDKPIILWDIDRISSSTLIDEIVIAIPYGDENDIIDITIKQYSDKIIVLRGSESDVLDRYYKAAVQTKADIIIRITSDCPLIDPTIIDKVIEEFLNKDCDYCSNTLKLTYPRGMDTEIFTFNVLERAWNEAKEDYEREHVTPYIREHTDFFKQHNVSNEEDLSHLRLTLDTVEDFDLITKIYQHLYPTKKMFLLKDIKELLDKQPELIKINEHIMQTAVHSK, from the coding sequence ATGAAAATTGTGGCGATTGTTCAAGCAAGGATGGGATCCACCCGCCTTCCCGGAAAAGTTATGAGAACTATTCTGGACAAGCCTATAATACTTTGGGACATCGACAGAATATCTAGTTCCACATTAATTGATGAAATTGTCATCGCTATACCATATGGTGACGAAAACGACATTATTGACATCACGATAAAACAATATAGTGACAAAATCATCGTGTTGAGAGGAAGTGAGAGCGACGTCCTTGACAGGTATTATAAAGCTGCTGTACAGACTAAAGCTGATATAATAATTAGAATCACATCAGATTGCCCATTAATCGACCCTACCATAATAGATAAGGTTATTGAAGAGTTTCTGAATAAAGATTGTGATTACTGTTCCAATACTTTAAAGCTTACATATCCAAGAGGAATGGATACAGAAATTTTCACGTTCAATGTGCTTGAAAGAGCATGGAACGAAGCAAAAGAAGATTATGAAAGAGAACATGTAACACCATATATAAGAGAACACACTGATTTTTTTAAGCAGCATAATGTATCAAATGAAGAAGACTTGAGTCACTTACGACTTACACTGGACACAGTAGAAGACTTTGACTTAATCACAAAAATCTATCAACATCTATACCCTACAAAAAAAATGTTTTTGCTAAAAGACATCAAGGAATTATTGGATAAACAACCAGAGTTAATAAAGATAAACGAACATATCATGCAAACAGCGGTACATTCAAAGTAA
- a CDS encoding UDP-N-acetylglucosamine 4,6-dehydratase — MQLKTDESLFDGKNILLTGGTGSFGKKFTEVMLREFNPSSLRIYSRGEFNQYQMKQEFNDKRLRFLIGDVRDRDRLYRAMNGIDIVVHAAALKQVPACEYNPIEAVKTNIDGSVNVIDAAIDNSVEKVMAISTDKAVHPVNLYGATKMVAEKMFVQGNTYTGKGRTRFSCVRYGNVIGSRGSVIPLFNEQKEEGVLTITDERMTRFWLTLDQGVHFVLSSIQRMHGGEIFIPKIPSMKITDLADAIAPEATKMFTGIRPGEKLHEIMITEDESRHAKEFSDYFVIEPEFSFWKKENTSSGKSLPDNYRYSSDINDKWLTTEQLKQIL, encoded by the coding sequence ATGCAATTGAAAACTGATGAATCTTTATTTGATGGCAAGAATATCCTCCTCACAGGCGGAACCGGCTCTTTTGGTAAAAAGTTCACTGAAGTTATGCTTAGGGAATTCAATCCGAGTAGCCTGAGAATATATTCCAGAGGGGAATTCAATCAGTATCAAATGAAACAGGAATTTAATGATAAGCGCCTCAGATTCCTGATTGGTGATGTTAGGGACCGTGACAGGCTCTATCGCGCAATGAATGGAATTGATATCGTTGTCCATGCAGCAGCGTTAAAACAAGTCCCAGCCTGTGAGTACAACCCCATAGAGGCCGTGAAGACAAACATAGACGGCTCTGTCAATGTAATTGATGCAGCTATTGATAATTCTGTTGAAAAAGTGATGGCAATAAGCACAGACAAAGCCGTTCATCCTGTAAACCTTTATGGGGCAACAAAAATGGTTGCAGAAAAAATGTTCGTTCAGGGCAATACCTATACAGGAAAAGGGAGAACCCGGTTCAGTTGTGTCAGATACGGAAATGTGATAGGTAGCCGAGGGAGCGTGATACCACTGTTCAATGAACAGAAAGAAGAAGGAGTTTTAACGATCACCGATGAAAGGATGACACGTTTCTGGCTAACTCTTGATCAAGGTGTCCATTTTGTGCTTAGTTCAATACAGAGAATGCATGGAGGGGAAATTTTCATCCCGAAAATACCCAGTATGAAAATAACTGATCTAGCAGATGCAATCGCTCCTGAAGCAACAAAAATGTTCACAGGAATTCGACCTGGAGAGAAACTGCACGAGATCATGATAACAGAAGATGAATCAAGGCATGCAAAAGAATTCTCTGACTATTTTGTGATCGAGCCAGAGTTCTCATTCTGGAAAAAGGAAAACACTTCTTCAGGAAAGAGCCTACCTGATAACTACCGGTATTCCAGCGACATCAATGACAAATGGCTTACAACAGAACAGCTGAAACAAATATTGTAA
- a CDS encoding NAD-dependent epimerase/dehydratase: protein MKAIIFGINGQDGYYLTQLLTLNRVDVIGVSRSHGYIKGDVADYSFVESIIKHHQPDYVFHFAANSTTAHSALFDNHNAISTGTLNILECVRLHCPKTKVFLSGSAMQFKNEGVPIDEQTPFEANSAYSVARIQSVYAGRYYRSAFGLQVYVGYFFNHDSPLRSERHVNQKIVSAVKRIANGSSEKLKLGNIDVKKEFNYAGDVVEAVWILINQDTVFEAMIGSGIAHSIREWVEYCFKKVNKNWEEHVIINHEFVPEYEMLVSNSELIRSIGWKQKVDFYKLADMMMETQ from the coding sequence ATGAAAGCAATTATCTTCGGTATAAACGGGCAAGATGGTTACTACCTCACCCAGCTTTTAACATTGAATAGAGTTGACGTAATTGGTGTTTCTCGGTCCCACGGCTATATAAAAGGAGATGTAGCAGATTATTCATTTGTCGAATCGATAATAAAACATCATCAACCAGACTACGTTTTTCATTTTGCAGCTAATTCCACCACGGCCCATTCTGCATTGTTTGATAACCACAACGCTATAAGCACTGGTACTCTGAATATCTTGGAATGTGTCCGGTTACATTGTCCAAAAACTAAAGTGTTTTTATCTGGCAGTGCTATGCAGTTTAAAAACGAAGGAGTACCCATCGATGAACAAACACCTTTTGAGGCAAACAGTGCCTACTCTGTAGCTCGAATTCAATCTGTTTATGCGGGCAGATATTATCGTTCTGCATTTGGTTTGCAGGTGTATGTTGGATACTTTTTTAACCATGACAGTCCGTTAAGGTCCGAAAGGCACGTAAACCAAAAAATCGTAAGCGCAGTAAAGCGAATTGCTAATGGAAGTTCTGAAAAACTTAAACTGGGCAATATAGACGTAAAAAAAGAATTTAATTATGCCGGTGATGTGGTTGAAGCTGTCTGGATACTGATAAACCAAGACACTGTATTCGAGGCAATGATTGGCAGTGGAATTGCCCATAGCATCCGTGAATGGGTAGAATACTGCTTCAAAAAGGTCAACAAAAATTGGGAAGAACATGTAATAATAAATCATGAATTTGTTCCTGAATACGAAATGTTAGTTAGCAATTCTGAGTTGATACGAAGTATTGGATGGAAACAAAAAGTAGATTTTTATAAATTAGCAGATATGATGATGGAGACACAATGA